In Calypte anna isolate BGI_N300 chromosome 33, bCalAnn1_v1.p, whole genome shotgun sequence, a single genomic region encodes these proteins:
- the SP7 gene encoding LOW QUALITY PROTEIN: transcription factor Sp7 (The sequence of the model RefSeq protein was modified relative to this genomic sequence to represent the inferred CDS: inserted 3 bases in 3 codons; deleted 2 bases in 1 codon) — protein sequence LQSTLQAQPTLSPPLPAYPSDFPPLTPPPYPTPTPPHPQTPTGDPQKGPRGGGGGGSSLGGRPACDCPNCQELERLGGRGDNPGGARRKPIHSCHIPRGKIYGKASHLKAHXRWHTGERPFGCNWLFCGKRFTRSDELERHVRTHTREXKFTCLLCXKRFTRSDHLSKHQKTHAESGTPTSQPPKTTGPGIGEQPQASPQPPPGSPGKEAGSPEAGSLLEI from the exons TTACAGAGCACCCTCCAAGCTCAACCCACCctcagcccccccctccccgcttACCCCTCGGATTTTCCCCCCCTCACTCCCCCTCCTTATCCCACCccaaccccaccccacccccaaaCCCCCACCGGTGACCCCCAGAAAGGTCcccggggaggaggaggaggaggaagctctTTAGGAGGTCGTCCCGCTTGCGATTGTCCCAATTGCCAAGAATTGGAGAGGTTGGGGGGT CGGGGGGACAACCCCGGGGGGGCCCGAAGGAAACCGATCCACAGCTGCCACATTCCGCGCGGGAAAATTTACGGGAAAGCTTCGCACCTGAAAGCTC TGAGGTGGCACACGGGGGAAAGACCCTTCGGCTGCAATTGGCTCTTCTGCGGGAAAAGGTTCACCAGGAGCGACGAGTTGGAGAGACACGTCCGGACCCACACCCGCG AAAAATTTACCTGCCTGCTCT GGAAACGCTTCACCCGCAGCGACCACCTCAGCAAACATCAGAAAACCCACGCGGAAAGTGGGACCCCCACGAGCCAACCTCCGAAAACCACCGGCCCGGGAATCGGGGAGCAGCCCCAAGCATCCCCGCAGCCACCGCCGGGATCTCCCGGGAAAGAAGCCGGCAGTCCCGAGGCTGGGAGTTTGTTGGAGATCTGA
- the AAAS gene encoding aladin has protein sequence MDTAGDPQYRRSWGGSPTFAPPPPSRTPGVGDTPRPPHTIRGCGPLISPLPVSKWPPGLTRGDPSRSAREAGPPPCAPWGCFPPPPPGDLTLYEFNNGLVSGRLSHEPTPPLHPQLPVLSLPRDTLKAHGRLEQSTRPPFIHHRESLWKRSLSAWRDLGLWGVLKEIATAEEEGLQWDEEGLDLHAGCVPLALLPPWFPLPHLSLTSEDMIVAFSRLWTGPTAPSEPFSWHPHTSKFAVALLDDSIRVYNSTRSPPSPGVFRALLRRRLHRRLLQPPRCSPPTQPLSPSWDFKPASATSHPGAGLGTTQDMALDATSATIPSLKHRLQRNVAAMAWKPLCASILAVACQTCVLVWHLDPTSLSTRPSSGCAQVLSHPGHSPVTTLAWAPSGDRLLSASPMDTAMLVWDVSTENCVQLQWFGGGGVTFLSWSPDGSKVLAATPSAVFRVWEAQMWTCERWPTIKGRCQTGCWSPDGSRLLFSVLGEALIFSLSFSEYRGELQGQVGGSKRASIVADLSETSFETPYGEERIGGEVHSMVWDPTGERLAVIIRGPPNTPGSQVVVAVFRTRNSPIFELLPCGFLRGEEGAQPQLIAFHPSFKKGALLTVCWSTGKITHIPFFFISGHVPCGSPDVTVLPSASVREQPLFSEL, from the exons ATGGACACGG CGGGTGATCCCCAATACAGGAGGAGTTGGGGGGGATCACCCACCTtcgcccccccccctcccagccgCACCCCTGGGGTGGGTGACACCCCACGTCCCCCCCATACAATCCGGGGCTGCGGCCCTTTAATTTCCCCCCTCCCAGTCTCAAAATGGCCGCCGGGGTTGACACGCGGGGATCCATCCAGGAGCGCGCGGGAAGCGG GACCCCCGCCATGTGCTCCCTGGGgctgtttccccccccccccccccggggaTCTCACCCTCTACGAGTTCAACAACGGCCTCGTCAGCGGCCGCCTCAGCCACGAGCCCAccccccccctgcacccccag ctccctgtgctcagcctgcccagggacaCCCTCAAGGCCCATGGGCGCCTGGAGCAGAGCACCCGCCCCCCCTTCATCCACCACCGGGAATCCCTCTGGAAGCGGAGTCTGAGTGCCTG GAGGGACCTGGGTCTGTGGGGGGTCCTGAAGGAAATTGCCACGGCTGAGGAGGAGG GGCTGCAGTGGGATGAAGAGGGGCTCGACCTTCACGCTGGCTGTGTGCCATTGGCTCTCCTCCCTCCATGGTTCCCTCTTCCCCACCTCTCC CTGACCAGTGAGGACATGATTGTggccttctccaggctgtggACTG GACCAACTGCACCATCAGAGCCTTTCTCCTGGCACCCCCACACCAGTAAATTTGCTGTGGCTCTCCTGGATGATTCCATCCGAGTCTACAACTCCACCAG gtctcctccttcccctgggGTATTCAGAGCCCTCCTCAGGAGAAGACTCCACCGGCggctcctgcagcctccccgCTGCTCTCCCCCCACTCAACCTCTGTCCCCAAGCTGGGACTTCAAACCAGCAAGTGCCACCTCCCACcccggggctgggctggggacaaCCCAGGACATGGCACTTGATGCCACCAG tgccaccaTCCCCTCCCTGAAGCATCGCCTGCAGAGGAACGTGGCTGCCATGGCCTGGAAGCCCCTTTGTGCCTCCATCTTGGCTGTTGCCTGTCAGACTTGTGTCCTCGTGTGGCACTTGGACCCCACCTCCCTCTCTACCAG acctTCCTCAGGTTGTGCTCAGGTGTTGTCCCACCCCGGGCACAGCCCTGTCACCACCCTGGCCTGGGCTCCAAGTGGGGACCGTTTGCTCTCAGCGTCACCCATGGACACGGCCATGCTG gtGTGGGATGTGTCCACTGAAAACTGTGTCCAGCTCCAGTGGTTTGGAGGTGGTGGTGTCACCTTCTTGTCTTGGTCACCCGATGGCAGCAAGGTCCTTGCAGCCACCCCTTCCGCTGTCTTCCG GGTGTGGGAAGCTCAGATGTGGACGTGTGAGCGGTGGCCGACAATCAAGGGACGCTGCCAG ACTGGGTGCTGGAGTCCTGATGGGAGCCGCCTCCTCTTCAGTGTTCTGGGAGAGGCTCTgatcttctctctctccttctctgagTATCGGG gggagctgcagggccAAGTTGGGGGCTCCAAAAGGGCCTCGATTGTCGCTGATCTCTCTGAGACCTCCTTTGAGACCCCCTATGGGGAGGAGAG GATCGGAGGAGAAGTTCACTCCATGGTGTGGGACCCCACAGGAGAGAGGTTGGCAGTGATCATCAGAG gaccccccaacACCCCCGGATCTCAGGTGGTGGTAGCTGTGTTCCGCACCCGCAACAGCCCCATCTTTGAGCTCCTGCCCTG TGGTTTCCTGCGAGGTGAGGAGGGGGCACAACCCCAGCTCATTGCCTTCCACCCCTCTTTCAAGAAAGGAGCTCTCCTGACCGTG TGTTGGTCCACAGGGAAGATCACCCACATCCCCTTCTTCTTCATCAGTGGCCACGTCCCCTGTGGCAGCCCCGATGTCACCGTCCTGCCCAGCGCCAGCGTCCGAGAGCAGCCGCTCTTCTCCGAGCTGTGA
- the C33H12orf10 gene encoding UPF0160 protein MYG1, mitochondrial, translating into MAAAVSGTGSGAGTGTGTGTGTGFGPKPPPSEPSCPLIGTHDGTFHCDEVLACYLLRLLPRYREAEVLRTRDPELLSQCEVVVDVGGEYDPERHRYDHHQRSFTHSMHTLRPDKPWTTKLSSAGLVYCHFGSQILAELLGEPEDGPVVTMLYDKLYENFLEEIDAVDNGIAQGEGRPRYALSTTLSTRVSHLNPRWNDPQQDPEGGFKRALELVGREFLERVEFYHRAWLPAREVVEEALRRRFEVDPSGAVLELPGGGCPWKEHLLQLEQELQLPQPLLLVLFPDPSGQWRLQSVPVGPHSFQSRLPLPEPWRGLRDETLSQILGLPGCIFVHSSGFIGGHRTREGALEMARRTLAQHQGGKTQT; encoded by the exons ATGGCTGCAGCGGTCAGCGGGACCGGGAGCGGGGCCGGGACTGGGACCGGGACTGGGACCGGGACCGGGTTTGGGCCAAAGCCGCCGCCGTCCGAGCCCTCCTGCCCGCTCATCGGCACCCATGACGGCACTTTCCACTGCGACGAAGTGCTGGCCTGCTACCTGCTGCGCCTCCTGCCCCGCTACCGG gaGGCTGAGGTGCTGCGTACCCGGGACCCTGAGCTCCTGTCCCAGTGTGAGGTGGTGGTGGATGTGGGGGGGGAATACGACCCCGAGCGGCACCGCTATGACCATCACCAGAG GTCTTTCACACACTCCATGCACACCCTCCGGCCAGACAAGCCCTGGACCACCAAGCTGAGTAGTGCTGGGCTAGTGTATTGCCATTTTGGCTCCCAAATCctggcagagctcctgggggaGCCAGAGGATGGCCCCGTGGTGACGATGCTCTACGATAAG ctCTATGAGAACTTCCTGGAGGAGATCGATGCCGTGGACAATGGGATCGCTCAGGGGGAGGGGCGGCCCCGCTATGCCCTCAGCACCACCCTCAGCACCCGGGTCTCCCACCTCAACCCCCGCTGGAACGACCCCCAGCAGGACCCCGag GGGGGTTTCAAGCGGGCTCTGGAGCTGGTGGGAAGGGAGTTCCTGGAGAGGGTGGAATTTTACCACCGGGCGTGGCTGCcggccagggaggtggtggaggaggctctgaggagacgCTTCGAG GTGGACCCCAgtggggcagtgctggagctTCCTGGGGGGGGCTGTCCCTGGAAGGagcatctcctgcagctggagcaggagctgcagctcccccagcccctcctcttgGTTCTCTTCCCGGATCCCAGTGGGCAGTGGCGCCTGCAGAGTGTTCCCGTGGGACCTCACAGCTTCCAGAGCCG cctccctctccccGAGCCCTGGCGGGGGCTGCGGGATGAGACCCTCTCCCAAATTTTGGGGCTCCCTGGATGCATCTTCGTCCACTCCAGCGGCTTCATCGGGGGACACCGCACCCGGGAGGGGGCCCTGGAGATGGCAAGGAGGACCCTGGCACAGCACCAAGGGGGGAAGACACAAACCTGA
- the VDR gene encoding vitamin D3 receptor produces MSQLQSSWEVSQQNRTDFPDADMEPVAASTSLPDPAADLDRNLPRICGVCGDRATGFHFNAMTCEGCKGFFRRSMKRKAMFTCPFSGDCRITKDNRRHCQACRLKRCVDIGMMKEFILTDEEVQRKREMILKRKEEEALKESLKPKLSEEQQKVIEILLQAHRKTFDPTYSDFTKFRPPVRSSSRSRGTGRASSILTQDLSSEDSSDLFGSDAFSTISEPVEPPIFSNLVLSEENEDSSSMNIGFSHLSMLPHLADLVSYSIQKVIGFAKMIPGFRDLTAEDQIALLKSSAIEVIMLRSNQSFTLDDMSWTCGSSDFKYRISDVTQAGHSMDLLEPLVKFQVGLKKLNLHDEEHVLLMAICILSPDRPGVQDTSLVESLQDHLSEILQTYIQVRHPLPGSRLLYPKMIQKLADLRSLNEEHSRQYRCLSLQPQHSMHLTPLVLEVFGNEIS; encoded by the exons ACATGGAGCCTGTGGCTGCCAGCACCTCACTGCCCGACCCGGCTGCTGACTTGGACCGGAACCTCCCCAGGATCTGTGGGGTCTGTGGGGACAGAGCCACGGGGTTCCACTTCAATGCCATGACCTGTGAGGGCTGCAAGGGTTTCTTCAG gaGAAGCATGAAGAGGAAAGCCATGTTCACCTGTCCCTTCAGTGGGGACTGCAGGATCACCAAGGACAACAGGAGGCACTGCCAGGCCTGCAGGCTGAAACGTTGTGTGGACATTGGGATGATGAAGGAGT tCATCCTGACCGACGAGGAGGTGCAGAGGAAGCGGGAGATGATCCTGAAAcgcaaggaggaggaggcactCAAGGAGAGCCTGAAGCCCAAGctctctgaggagcagcagaaggtcATTGAgatccttctccaggctcatCGCAAAACCTTCGACCCCACCTACTCTGACTTCACCAAATTCCGG CCCCCTGTgagaagcagctccaggagcagggggacaggcagagccTCCTCCATTCTCACCCAGGACCTCTCATCCGAGGATTCCAGTGACCTTTTTGGCTCTGATGCCTTCAGCACAATCTCAG aGCCTGTGGAGCCTCCAATATTTTCCAACCTGGTCCTCTCCGAGGAGAATGAGGACAGCTCCTCTATGAACATTGGCTTCTCCCACCTCTCCATGCTCCCACACTTGGCTGACCTGGTCAGCTACAGCATCCAGAAGGTGATTGGCTTTGCCAAAATGATCCCAGGATTCAG gGACCTGACAGCAGAGGACCAGATTGCTCTGCTCAAATCCAGTGCCATCGAGGTGATCATGCTACGCTCCAACCAGTCCTTCACCCTGGATGACATGAGCTGGACCTGTGGCAGCAGTGACTTCAAGTACCGCATCAGCGACGTCACCCAGG ctggcCACAGCATGGACCTGCTGGAACCACTGGTGAAATTCCAGGTTGGTTTGAAGAAGCTGAACCTCCACGATGAAGAACATGTGCTCCTCATGGCCATCTGCATCTTGTCCCCAG ATCGCCCTGGAGTCCAGGACACTTCCTTGGTGGAATCCCTTCAGGATCACCTCTCAGAGATCCTTCAAACCTACATCCAGGTCCGACACCCCCTTCCTGGGAGCCGTCTCCTTTATCCCAAGATGATCCAGAAGTTGGCTGACCTGCGGAGCCTCAACGAGGAGCATTCCCGGCAGTACCgctgcctctccctgcagccccagcattCCATGCACCTCACACCTCTGGTCCTCGAGGTTTTTGGCAACGAAATCTCCTGA